The Budorcas taxicolor isolate Tak-1 chromosome 20, Takin1.1, whole genome shotgun sequence genome window below encodes:
- the LOC128065976 gene encoding prefoldin subunit 6-like — MAELIQKKLQGEVEKYQQLQKDLSKSMSGRQKLEAQLTENNIVKEELALLDGSNVVFKLLGPVLVKQELGEARATVGKRLDYITAEIKRYESQLRDLEKQSERQRETLAQLQEFQRAQAARAGAPGEA, encoded by the coding sequence ATGGCTGAGCTAATCCAGAAGAAGCTGCAGGGGGaagtggagaaatatcaacagctgcAGAAGGACTTGAGTAAATCCATGTCAGGGAGGCAGAAACTAGAGGCACAACTAACTGAAAACAATATCGTGAAGGAGGAACTGGCCCTGCTGGATGGGTCCAACGTGGTGTTTAAACTTCTGGGGCCCGTGTTGGTCAAACAGGAGCTGGGGGAAGCTCGGGCCACAGTGGGGAAAAGGCTGGACTACATCACAGCTGAGATTAAGCGGTATGAATCCCAGCTCCGAGACCTAGAGAAGCAGTCAGAACGACAGAGGGAGACCCTGGCTCAGCTGCAGGAGTTTCAGCGGGCGCAGGCAGCAAGGGCAGGGGCTCCTGGGGAAGCCTGA